The genomic region GCTCCCATCAGTCCTTTGAGCTCTCTTCCTTCACTTACAACCGTGAATGACTATACGATACAAACTTCAACAAAGCGTCTGAATATTTCCTTGGTTTCCAACTCTATAACGATCTTTCCCTTTctcatctgcatctgcatctgcatctgttCTATATTGCATCGACTCAACTCAACTTGATAGACGCGACGAGCTGGTCTACGCCGCTAACCCAACGATCTCGAGCACTTCGCCGTTCTTTCACGATAAtaactcaactcaacttaACTCGCTCTGGCCGATATTGATCTGCATTTCCTTTCCTTCGCCTCCCATATCCGATAGTAGCTACTGCGAATCGACCCCCGATCTGTGCGAGCGAAGCGAAATACATAGGAACACAGACTTCGAATCTAACAAGTGCCGGCGTCACCTCGACTGCAAGAGAATCGACTTGACGCCCCTTTTATAACAAACGCGCTCTGCAGAAACGCGAGCGTAGCGTTTTAGTTTTAGGGGTAGGAAACTGCTCCGACACTTGTCCAAATCTGCATATGCCTTGTAAGTGCCTCTACTGGAACTCTATTCCCACCTTAATACCCCTCCATCTATGTATGACCTATCAGCCACTGGCACTGGGATCCCCAAACCCGAACCGCTTGCGCAACCGCGCTCCTCTTTAACAAACAGGAGAGCTGACCATGACCCTCTCGACAGCTTctaagaaggagaggaaacATGCCAGAGAAAGTGGCGGCATCGCCGCGGCCGTGACAAAGCAAACAGCTGGTAAATTCGCGTGAGCCTCCCTGTCCGCATGACTCCTCTTGGCTATCATGGACCACTTTAAGTACCTAGCTGACCGCAGTCACATAGCACTGTCACTGTCAATAACGGTaacgccaacaccaacaaggaTAACGTGAATACAAATATCAGCAGTAGCGGAGATAATAAGAGCTCATCTACTTCGGTCGCTTCCACGCCCCCCGTCGACACGCCCGAGATTaagccttcttctggccCTGACAATGTCAACCCTGCTGTCTCCCCTATGCTGGCTGCTTTGTCCACAACTCCAGCTTCCGCGAGCACAGCACCGAGTATGAACAATGAATGGATGAGGAACGGCATGGCCGGCTCTCCAGGAAACTTGATCAGTATCATGGGCGATTCACCTCCTACCCAGCCGTCTTCTTATGAGGACTCAGGCCGACTGCAACAAGGATGGCCCGTACAGCGCCATTTCATGAGTCCCTCGCCTTCATCTCTATCCCCACCAAACCACAGCCGACGTCCTTTGAGCTTCCAGATGGACGCCCAATATCAATCTCCAGAAACACCACCTCCGAGTGTTCCCTACCGACGCAGTTCGGTCAACTCCCCATTCCAAGGCTCGAGGATGGGAAACTATCCGCCTCtgcctcatcaacctcagccaCACTTCTATGGTGTACCAGATATCGACCTCAACATGACTAACAACTCGGGCATGAAAGCCGGCGAACGAGGCTATTTCTTTGGCTTCGACAAGCTACCCGAATGCCCCAATTTCCCATCTGGTCCAAGCAACGTCGTCATCGCGGGGTATGAAGGTGGTTTGGATGTGTACGCTGTGGGTAAGAGAGGTCTTGAGCCTGTTGCGAGTCTAAAGGGACTACGAGGAGGCGTTCACCATGCCAAGATCCTTCCTTGGACGCTTGGCAACAGTAATAAAGCTCTGTTCCCTCTTGTGGCGGTGGTATTGCATGGACCAGTTCTACCCTCAGCTGTACCTGGCTCTGTACAGGACGAGGGACCAAGCCCCAGGCTTGATGGGGCAGCAAGCCCTCGATCCGTCTTCACCCACCAGGATGGCTTCCAAGGGCGACAGACCATCGACTCATATCAAACGTCCGTAGAGACGTACTCACTCAGGACCAACCAACTCGTTGATGTGTTACTGCAAGCGCCAAAGATCCCGATCAACCCTGAAATCTCCGTCACGAACCCAATCTTCAGACCCCCTTCACCCAGCGGCTCTTTCACGATTCGAGCGGACTCAGGTACACTTGTAGTTTGCTCAGGCGTTACTGGCGAATGCTGGATCTACTTGCAATTATTGGAAGATCAAAATGGCCATGTTTTTACATGTGTCGGAAAGATCTGGACCAGACTCCAGCAAAGCATCCGAGGTGAGGTGCCTGAGGAGGCTGATAAGACACAGTCTTCGACCGCACCACCACGCTCAAATCCGCAAGCACCGATTCTCGCAGTCAGTGGACGATGGATCGCTTACTGTCCTGCGACGCCTTCGTCACAAGTCTCGTTGAGAGCTCACGTGCCACTTCCTATTCTTGGCAAAGCACCTGGACTCGCCACTGTAACGCCGCCGCAGTTTCCTTCGTCTTCTGCATCTGTAGATCTTCCTATTTCCGATAGTGTCGTTAATAAGATCATGCGAGAGACGACCCAGGAACTTATTCAAGGCGCTAAGTGGGTTGGACAACAAGGTCTGCAAGCTTGGAATTCATACTGGAACAAGTCGTCAAACCCCCAAACGCAAACTCAACAAGCGCGCTCGCCTCCTCAGAACTGGGCTGGTACTCGATCTCCTCGTGGCGACCCAATTAACTTCCCTCCAACTCATGGTCCTGCTGGCCCGGTTGGAGCGAAAGACCCAGGGCTTGTGTCGATTGTTGATGCAGAGTCGCTCATTAATTCATCTACAATTCATCCGATTACTACGTTCTCGCCGCCTTTGGGCTGCAGTTTTCTTTCATTTTCGCCATCATCTTTATCCCTGTTCACTGCCAGCAACAAAGGCGATGTGCAAACAGTCTGGGATCTGTTCCGTATTCAACATACACGATCATCCCCTCTCCAGACCACTGTCACGCCAAATGCAAGCACAGGACCTCAGGTCCGTCAAATTGCACAATTTTCACGAATGACTGTCGCACGCATTGTCGATGTCGCTTGGACGCAATCGCAGGGGGAGCGGTTAGCTATGGTGACCGAGCGCGGCACTGTTCATCTACTTGATATGCCCTCAAGTGCGTTTATGTGGCCTGCACCTCGCCGTCGCCAAGCTGTCCAGGAAAGTGGCACCGCAACACCAGAGCAGCCGAACACGGCTGTTTCTTTAGCTACTGGAGCTTTTGGTGCAGCCTATCAAGCTGCGAAACCTTTTGTCTCACGACCTCGTCGCAGCAGTGGTAACGTACAAAACGTGACTGGCAACAGCCTAAAAGACTCAGCGGCTATGGGTGGGCGAGTGATCGCTGCTAGTATCAGCAGTTCACTTGGCAAGACAGGAACCGCCATTAACCAGCTTCGGCATACTGGCGAAAACCGAGTGTCCTTGCCGCTTAGCTCAGGCCTTCCTTCGGCATCCTGCGTGACCTGGGTCAAAAGCAGAAAACATCAAGGACTCTTTGTGGTTGGCAACGGTCTAGTACGAGGTTTCTCCTGTCGAACTCGTCGATCTAGCGTACAGGCTGGCAGGCGAGTGACACGGGCTAGCAGGTATCACGATTACAATGTGCCGATTCTACCCAGCGACTTGGTTGCTCCAGCTGTACGACAGATGGTTGACCTGGGAGCTCAGGATGAAATCCTCGACCTTTCGGACCGTGATATGGATGCAGGAAACACGCTGACGCTGAACCCCCGACCTCGTGTTGCGGCAACAGATCAGACTATGGAATCGTCAATCCCTCAAGCTGAGATAGAGTCTAGTGCACCCTATCAACCTTTCCACACGGACCGACGAGTAACTCTCTGCGAGTACCGGAGAGGAACAGCTGATCAGCTCGAAGTTGTCTCAGCTATACTAGCCGAGACAAGTCTAGACGAAAACACTACTtccaagaaaaagaagaagaaggggcAACCCATGGGACCAGATTCATCTAAACAATTCTCAAACACAACGGCTTGGGCTTTTGGTCAGGATATTCCAGTGGTTCGACTGGATTTAGGCTTGCCAACAgttgctgaggaggagtACGACGGCCCCGAAGACCATATTGCATTGCCCCCTTCAGCGATGGAGCGCGTGATGCAGTATGGCGACCAGGAGCAGATCGTGGTGACTACAAGGAGACGACGTGGAGCGCAAGGTGGAAGTCAAGGTGAGGATGGCTTTTTTGAGGATGACTGTGAAGTCCTTGACTTTGCAGATCAGAGAGTgtgagaagaactctcagACAGACAACGTGCGCTTGAGGTTGGCGTCTAGgtccttggctttgctttGATTATATGCATACGAGGCTGGAATGGCAAGTCATTGCTTAAGCTGTTTGGCGATATGGAGCAAAGTTTGTATCTTTTCGTGTGAAGCATGATTAGTTACGCTCAACCCAACTCTTGGTCCGGTATGTTGGAGTTTGATTCTGATATGTGGGCATTTTGCTTGTACGGAAGAAACACTCTTTAGCACGGTCGTTTAGCAGGTCATaatgccttattataaatagaaaaagATTAGATACCCATTTCCTGTAGTGTTCATCTCTTCTGCATTAAGACATTGGCCTGAGACTCCAAAGTCCCATAGTGTGATTAGGTCTTGGGCGAAACAACGCCATTAAAAGACACTGAATGATTACAAGTATATAATCGACATGTCGTCGTCTAGTTGGCCTTCCTAGTTGGCCTTCTTAGcggcagccttggcctttgcagccttcttctggttGCTCCGAATCATAACCATGCCGAGGAATGAGCCAACAACAGCGGAACCGAGGAGGATGATAATAACGGGGATGCGAATGGCCCAAACGCGAGGGGGGAAGAAGTTCTGGAGAGGGTGATCGTCGTCGACAAAGGGCTAACCAATTGTTAGTTGACAATGTGTTCAATACCTAAGCTGGTGTACATAGGTAGGGGTGTATAGTCGCATCGAGCTGAGAAATGAGGGGCATCTTACCATGAGAAGAGTCCAGATGGTGTAGTAGGTGAAGACGACGGAAGCGGCCACGAGCATGGCGAGACCGACGATTTTGTCCAACTGTAACAAGAATTATTATGTTAGTAAAGTTGAAGCACCACGAGGGGCTGCCACGATGCCCCGGTCTGAAGCGCGTAAAGGGGACAGCGTGTAAATCAGGCCATGATAGGTGTAGCTGCTTACCATTGTCAAAGATGCGCAAAGCGAGCGAGCGTAGTCTTTGTTGAGcagagatgaagattgaGACCGAGAAGTAGAAATAAAGGAGTGTCGTGGCAGTATCTTTTGGTGGTGAAATGGTTGCCGTCAAAAAGTCCAGTTGGCTTTAGGGACAAGCTTCAGGGGACGTGACGACTAAAGGTGGGGCGCCACAATTGCACAGCCACATGATCTCGGAGCTCCAAATGTGGCTGAATATCTTTTTTCAAACTCGACATTACTTCGCGCGCGACGAAGCTAGCAACGACTTCTTTCTCGGTTCGCAAGGACTTTCACTCTCACGCCCCCACGCCATCGAAATTCAGGACGCAGTAATCGACACGGTAGAATAAATCGATCGCGACTGCAACTGCGAGTGTAATTTTCTGACGATGGCTTCCGCCGAGGTCGATCTCCCGCGTCGGGACCGCGATCGCAGCGACAAGCGTGATGGCGATTCATATCGTCCTGCGAGAGACCAGCGATCAGCCTCTCCCAAGCAAAAACGAGAAGCTGCGCCTGTGCGAaccgaagaggagaaacAAGCGGCTGCAAAGGCAGAGtacgagaagcttctcacaATGCGATCCGGCGGTACATATATTCCACCCGCTCGACTGCGCGCGCTCCAGGCCCAGATCACGGATAAGACGAGCAAGGAGTATCAGCGCATGGCATGGGAGGCGCTCAAGAAGAGCATCAACGGTCTGATCAACAAGGTCAACACTGCGAACATCAAGTTCATCGTTCCCGAGCTTTTTGGAGAGAATTTGATCCGAGGTCGCGGTTTGTTTTGTCGATCGATCATGAAGGCCCAGGCTGCCAGTTTA from Fusarium oxysporum Fo47 chromosome III, complete sequence harbors:
- a CDS encoding dolichol phosphate-mannose biosynthesis regulatory encodes the protein MLDKIVGLAMLVAASVVFTYYTIWTLLMPFVDDDHPLQNFFPPRVWAIRIPVIIILLGSAVVGSFLGMVMIRSNQKKAAKAKAAAKKAN